ATTCTGATTCGCTTGTACTGCAACATTGATCCCAAGCTCGTCCAACTGCGAGCCATCCACCTCGCCCGGAGAGTCCATCATCAGGTCCTGAGCCGAGGCCGTCTTTGGAAACGCCATGACGTCGCGAATGTTCTCGGTGCCGACGAGGATCATGCACGTGCGTTCGATGCCGGCGGCGAAACCGCCATGCGGGGGCGTGCCGTATTCAAGGGCGTCGAGGAAGAAGCCGAACTGTGCACGGGCGCTCTCCGGCGTCATTCCGAGTGCTTTGAAATTTAAGGCCTGCACGTCCTTTTGATGGATGCGGATCGACCCGCCGGCGCATTCGTATCCATTGATCACGGCGTCGTACGCCTTGGCACGCACTTCACCCAGCAGATGATGGTCCGCATCGTTTTCGACCGCTTGTTTGAACTTCTCAAGGTCCTCGTCCATTGGCGAGGTGAACGGATGATGAGCGGCAGTGTAGCGGTCGGTCTCCTCGTCGTGCTCGAACATCGGGAATTCGGTGACGATAAGGGGTTCGTACTTGCTGCGGTCGATCAGGTTCTCGCGCCGGGCGATCTCGATGCGAAGGGCGCCGAGAGCTGCGGCCACGACCGACTTTTTGCCTGCGACGATGAGGACGGCATCTCCGCGCTCGGCACCAGAGGTCTTGGCGAGTTGGCTTACCTTCTCTTCTCCCAGGACCTTGAGGAGCGACGAGGTAATGACCCCGTCGCTCCCGGTTCCGACTTCTGCTGCCGCCTCGACGCCAACTTTTATCCAGGCGAGAGCACCGGCTCCGTATCGTTTGACGAACTCCTGCAGCTCATCGGTTTGCTTGCGCGAGTAATCGGCCTTACCTTTTGCCACGATACATTTGATCTCGCCGCCTTTCGCAAGGGTCTCGGCAAATGGAGCGAAATCCGTTTCTTTGAGCTCGGTCGACAGATCGACGAGCTCCATGCCGAATCGAAGGTCGGGTTTGTCCGAGCCGTAGCGTCGCATCGCCTCGGCATATGTCATTCGCGGCCATTCGGCCGGCAGATCGACGCCGATCAGTTTCAGAACGTGGTTGAACATCCCTTCCATTTCGCGATAGACCTGTTCGCGGTTGACGAAGGACATTTCCATGTCGAGCTGTGTGAATTCCGGTTGGCGGTCGGCCCGGAGATCTTCGTCGCGGAAGCAGCGGGCGATCTGGTAGTAACGGTCAAATCCGGCGATCATTGTCAGCTGTTTCAAGATCTGCGGCGACTGCGGCAGGGCGAAGAACTTGCCGGTGTGTATCCGCGACGGGACGATAAAATCGCGAGCGCCTTCGGGCGTCGATTTCAACAATATCGGTGTTTCGATCTCGACAAAACCGCGGTTATCGAAATACTCGCGGATCTTCGCTACGGCTTTGGCACGCATGCGAATGTTGTGCTGAAGCTGCGGACGGCGAAGGTCGAGATAACGGTATTTGAGCCGCGTGTCCTCCGCGGCAAGGTTTTCGCTGCCGGCAACTTCAAGTTGAAAGGGCGGAACGTTAGCGTCGTTAAGAATCAAGATCTCTGAGACCCTGACCTCAATATCGCCTGTCGCAAGCTTTCTGTTGTGCGTCCCCTCAGCTCGGCTCACGACTACGCCTTTCACCGCGATCACGAACTCGCCGCGGAGATTCTTCGCCTTAGCATGAGCTTCGGCCGCTGTCTCTTCGCTGACGACAACCTGTGTCACGCCCTCGCGGTCGCGAAGGTCGATGAAGGTGAAAACGCCGAAATCACGCTTCTTTGCGACCCAGCCCATCAAAATGACGTTCTTGCCGACTTGCGATTCGCGAAGCTCGCCGCACGAATGCGTTCTTTCTAAACTTCCCAATACATCATGCATAAAAATAAAAACGCCTTCCGGGTTGAGACAGTCGGAAGGCGGAACGTCGTGAAAAAACGTTTCCGTCCTTACGTATTATTGCCGTCAACTCGTA
The DNA window shown above is from Chloracidobacterium sp. and carries:
- the aspS gene encoding aspartate--tRNA ligase, producing MHDVLGSLERTHSCGELRESQVGKNVILMGWVAKKRDFGVFTFIDLRDREGVTQVVVSEETAAEAHAKAKNLRGEFVIAVKGVVVSRAEGTHNRKLATGDIEVRVSEILILNDANVPPFQLEVAGSENLAAEDTRLKYRYLDLRRPQLQHNIRMRAKAVAKIREYFDNRGFVEIETPILLKSTPEGARDFIVPSRIHTGKFFALPQSPQILKQLTMIAGFDRYYQIARCFRDEDLRADRQPEFTQLDMEMSFVNREQVYREMEGMFNHVLKLIGVDLPAEWPRMTYAEAMRRYGSDKPDLRFGMELVDLSTELKETDFAPFAETLAKGGEIKCIVAKGKADYSRKQTDELQEFVKRYGAGALAWIKVGVEAAAEVGTGSDGVITSSLLKVLGEEKVSQLAKTSGAERGDAVLIVAGKKSVVAAALGALRIEIARRENLIDRSKYEPLIVTEFPMFEHDEETDRYTAAHHPFTSPMDEDLEKFKQAVENDADHHLLGEVRAKAYDAVINGYECAGGSIRIHQKDVQALNFKALGMTPESARAQFGFFLDALEYGTPPHGGFAAGIERTCMILVGTENIRDVMAFPKTASAQDLMMDSPGEVDGSQLDELGINVAVQANQNDRS